The stretch of DNA TTTCCCCCGGGCGGCACCACCGACATGGTCGCCCGACCGCTGGCCCAGCAAATGAGCAAGCTGCTGGGACAACCCGTGGTGGTCGACAACCGGGCCGGCGCCGGCGGCACCATCGGCGCGGGCTATGTGGCGCGCGCCAAGCCGGATGGCTACACCCTCTTTCTGGCTACCATCGCCCACACCATCGCGCCGTCGATCTATAAGAACCTGCCCTACGACTTCATCAAGGATTTCGCCCCGATCACGACGGTGGCCTCGTGCCCGAACGTGCTCATCGTCAATCCGAAGGTGCCGGTCCATTCGGTCACCGAGCTGATCCAATACGCCAAGGCCCACCCTGGCCAGCTCAATTTCGGCTCGGCCGGCATAGGCAGCACGGAACACCTGGCCGGAGAGCTCTTCAAGCGCATGGCCGGCATCCAGATCAATCACGTCCCCTACAAGGGCGGCGCGCCCATGATGACCGACCTGATGTCCGGCCAGATCCAGATGTCGCTCGAGACCAGCGGCTCGGCGCTGACCCAGATCCGCGCCAACACCGTCAGGGCGCTGGGCGTATCCAGCCCCAAACCCAGCGTCTATCTGCCCGGCGTCCCCGCAATCGACCAGGCCGGGCTGCCCGGCTACACATTCCAGACCTGGTACGGCCTGATGGCCCCTGTGAATACGCCCAAGGACGTGCAGGCCAAGCTTTACGCCACCGTCGTCAAGGCGCTGGAATCGCCCGAGATGAAAAAGGCCATGAAGTCCATCGGCGCCGATCCCGGCGGCGAACCTTCCAAGCAGTTCGGCGCCTACATCGTCGAGCAGACCAAGAAGTGGCACGACATCCTGCAGGCCGGGAAATAAGACCTGTCCGGCCGGACGATGCCTGCGGCCGCGGGCCAGGCAAGACAATGCGATCCTTGCCTGGACCACGCATCCGTGTCAGCGGAACGCCAGCATCAGATCCAGATTCTGCACCGCGGCCCCCGAGGCCCCCTTGCCCAGGTTGTCGAACACGGCCGCCAGCACTGCCTGGCCGTGTTCGGCGTTGTGAAATACGCCCAGCCACATATCGTTGGTGCCGTTGAGGACCTCGGGATCAAGGCTGCCGATGACGCTGGTCTGGTCCAACGGCAGCACCTGCACGTGGCGCGAGCCGGCGTAGTGGCGGTCCAAGCAGGCGTGCAGGGCTGCGGCATCCGCGCCCAGCGACACCAAATCCAGCGGTACCGTCAGCACGATGCCTTGCCGGTATGCGCCGTAGGACGGCACGAAGAAAGGCCGGCGCGACAGCCCGATATGCGCCTGCATCTCGGGCACATGCTTGTGCGCCAGACCCAGGCCATAGACCTGGAAGGCAGGCGCCGTCGCCGCGTCCGGGCCTTCGTATTGCTCGACGCCGGCGCGGCCGCCGCCCGAATAGCCCGACACCGCGTGCACGGCCACCGGATAATCGTCGGGTAGCAGACCGGCCTCGCGCAAGGGCCGCAGCAGGCCGATCGCGCCCGTGGGATAGCAGCCGGGGTTCGTCACGCGCCTGGCCGCCGCGACGCGTTCGCCCTGCCCTTGCGTCATCTCGGGAAAACCGTAGACCCAGCCCGGTGTGGTGCGATGCGCCGAGCTGGCGTCGATGACGCGCACAGCCGGGTTGACGACCGACTGCGCGGCCTCCCGCGCCGCGGCATCGGGCAAGCACAGTAGGGCGATGTCGCAATCGTTGATGGCCGCGGCGCGGCGTTCGGCGTTCTTGCGCTCGGCCGCGGCGAGGGTGGCGACGCGGATATCCGCGCGCCCCCTCAGGCGCTCGTGGATCTGCAGGCCAGTGGTGCCCTGGTCGCCGTCGATGAAGACTGTAGGTAAGGACATGATGATTCCCGGCTCCCGATGTGAAATTCGCGAGTCGCCATCTTCGGTCCAGCGCCAGGATATGAAAAGTTGAATCTTATGACTTCATGATTCAGTTTTCATGAATCAGAAAGCCGTTACGACTTCCACCGGGGCGGGCGCTTTTCCATGAAGGCGTCGATACCCTCGCAGGCATCCTGCTCCATCATGTTGTTCGCCATGACCTCGCCTGCGTAGGCGTAGGCATCGGCCAGCGCCATCTGCTTCTGCTTGTAGAACATGGCCTTGCCCAGGCGTATGGCCGCGGGGCTCTTGATGAGGATCTCGGCTGTCTTGCGTGTCACGGCCTCATCCAGTTTGTCGTCGGGCACCGCTTCGTTGACCAGGCCCCAGTCCGCCGCCGTGGCCGCGTCGATAAAGCGCCCGGTCACCAGCATGTCGAAGGCCCGCTTGGACGAGACATTGCGCGACAGGGCCACGGCCGGGGTCGAGCAGAACAGCCCCACATTGATGCCCGAGACGGCAAAGCGCGCCGATTGCGCGGCGATCGCCAGGTCGCAACTGGCCACGAGTTGACAGCCCGCGGCCGTGGCCACGCCGTGGACGCGGGCGATCACGGGTATGGGCAAGGCCTGGATCGCCTGCATCACGCGGCCGCACTTGGCGAAAAGCTCCTGGTAGTAGACAAACTGAGGCCTGCCGCGCATCTCGCGCAAATCGTGTCCGGCGCAAAATGCCTTGCCGGCGCCCGACAGCACAACGCAGCGCGCCTGCGCATCCATGCTGATCGCGGCCAATTCGCGCTGCAAGGCATCGAGCAGCGCGTCGGACAGCGCATTGAATTGCTGCGGACGATTCAACTGCAGCACCACGACGCCGTCCATGTCTTGCCTGAGCAGAAGAGAAGAGGAGATATTTTTATTCATGATCGTGCCCTCCGCAAAAAAGACCAACCCATTGGGTCCAAGGTTAAAGTAATCAAGCTCAAGCATACGTATAAAAACGGATAAAAGACGTAAAAAGCCAATGCGTGAAATCAGCCTGGATCGCCTGCGCACCTTGGTCAGCATCGCCGACCACGGCTCTTTCGCCGAGGCGGCGCGCCTGTTGCACCTGGCCCCGCCCACCGTCAGCCTGCACATTGCCGAACTCGAAGCCCGCGTCGGCGCGCCCCTGCTGACACGCAAGCGCGGCCAGGTGCGGCCCACGGCTATCGGCGAGGCGCTCATCGCGCGCGCGCGGCGGCTGCTGATCGACGCCGACCAGGCGCTGGACGACGTGCACCGTCAGGTGCAGGGCCTCTCGGGCCGCGTGCGGCTGGGCGCATCCACCGGCGCCATCGCCCATCTGCTGCCCCAGGCTCTGGAGACGCTCAGGCGCGACCACCCCGGCATCGACGTACAGGTCGCCGTGCTCACTTCGCAGGACACGCTGTCCGGACTGCGCCAGGGCCTGCTCGATGTCGGGCTGATCGCGATGCCCCAGCCGCCCGTGGCCGGGCTGCGCATCCAGGCCTGGCGACGCGATCCGGTCATGGCTTTCCTGCCGGCGCACTGGTCCGGCCCCGCGCGCGTCACACCGCGCTGGCTGGCGCGGCAGCCGCTCATTCTCAACGACGCCAGCACCCGGCTTTCGCGCCAGACCCTGGAATGGTTCGCCGCGGCGGGCGTGCATCCCGAGCCGCGCATCGAGCTCAACTACAACGACGCCATCAAGAGCCTGGTGGCGGCCGGCTACGGCGCCGCCCTACTGCCGCACGAGGCGGCCGCGCCCGAACCCGGGGCGCGCATCGCCATGCGCCCGCTACGCCCGGCGCTGTGGCGCCAGTTGGGCATCGCCCACCGCGCGGGCGACATCGAGCAGACCACGCGGCACGTGCTCGATGTGCTGCGCGGCATGGCCGCGCAATAGGAAAAAGCCCCCACGCGGCGCCTTCGGCTTGCTGCCCCCAAAGGGAGCCGTTTTGCCTTGGAACAGCGCTGCGGCAAAAAGTCCGGCAAGTTTTTCTTGCTACCATTGACGATCATTCCCGTCTGCAAGGAAGATCATCATGCGTCTGCTGCACACCATGCTGCGCGTCGGCAACCTCGACAACTCCATCGACTTCTACACCCAGGTCCTGGGCATGCGCGTCCTGCGCCGCAACGACTATCCGGACGGCAAATTCACCCTGGCCTTCGTCGGCTACCAGGAGGAAAGCGACGGCGCCGTCATCGAACTCACCCACAACTGGGATACCGAGAAGTACGATCTGGGCACGGGCTACGGCCACATCGCCCTGGAAGTCGAGGATGCCTACGACGCCTGCGCCAAGGTCAAGGACCGCGGCGGCAAGGTCACACGCGAGGCCGGCCCCATGAAGCACGGCACCACCGTCATCGCCTTTGTCGAAGACCCCGACGGCTACAAGATCGAATTCATCCAGCGCAAGGGGCGCCAGGCCTGAATCAGCCGCGCCAAGAGATCCCGCCCATGATCCATCCCATCCTCAAAATGGGCGATCCGCGCCTGCTGCGCGTGGCCGCCCCCGTCGCCAACTTCGGCACGCCCGATCTCGACCGGTTGATCGCCGACATGTTCGAAACCATGGTCGCGGCCCACGGCGTGGGCCTGGCCGCGCCGCAGATCGGCGTGGACACGCAGCTGGTGATTTTCGGTTTCGAGCATAACGAGCGCTACCCCGATGCGCCGGCCGTACCGCTCACCGTGCTGTGCAATCCGGTCATCACGCCCCTGTCTGACGATATGGAAGACGGCTGGGAAGGCTGTCTTTCCGTACCCGGCATGCGCGGCGAGGTGCCGCGCTACAGCCGTATTCACTACAGCGGCTTCGACCCCGAGGGCAAGCCCATCGAGCGCGAGGCCGAGGGCTTTCATGCGCGCGTGGTGCAGCACGAGTGCGATCACCTGATCGGCCGCCTCTATCCCTCGCGCATTCGCGACTTCTCGCACTTTGGCTTCACCGAAGTGCTGTTTCCCGAGATGGACCCCAACAGCGACGATTGACCGAACAGGGAGATTCCATGCGCAAGCCGGACTATCCCGCTGCCGATTCTGCACGCTGGAGCGCAGTCGACGGCTATTTCGCGGGTCTGCTCGCACCGGACGACTCGGCGCTGGCCGATGCACTGGCGACCAACACCCGGGCCGGTCTTCCCGCGTATGACGTTTCCGCCTTGCAGGGCCAGATGCTGGCGCTGCTTGTACAGATCGCGGGCGCCAGGCGCGTCCTGGAGATAGGGACGCTGGGCGGGTACAGCACCCTGCGCATCGCCCGTGCCTTGCCGGCCGACGGCAAGGTCCTCACCATCGAAGCGGATCAGCACCACGCTGCGGTCGCCCGGGAAAACTTCGACCGAGCGGGGCTATCCGGCCGCATAGACCTGCGCATCGGCAAGGCGCTCGATGTCTTGCCCACGCTGCGCGGCCCCTACGATCTGATCTTCATCGACGCGGACAAGCCGAACAATCCCCATTACATCGAATGGGCGCTCAGGCTGTCGCGGCCGGGTACGGTGATCCTCGGCGACAACGTGGTGCGCGGCGGCGCGGTAGCCGATGCGGGCAGCACCGACCCCGCCGTCCAGGGTGTGCGCGGTTTCCTGGACTTTATTGCGCACGAGCCGCGCCTGACGGCAACCGCCATCCAGACGGTCGGCGAGAAAGGCTGGGACGGCTTCGTGCTGGCACGCGTGCTCGCCTGACGCGAGCGCGCCTATTTCTTGGGTTCGGGCAGGTAGGGAATGATGGCGTGCGCGATATTGGGTACGGCCAGGCTTTGCAGCCATACCTTGCCGGGCCCCGTCAGGTTGGCCACGAACAGCCCGTCGCCGCCGAAGAGCACGTTCTTGATGCCCTTCATCAGCGTCATGTCGAAACCCACGCTGGCTTCGAACATACCTATATGGCCTGGATGCACGCGCAGCGACTGGCCCGGCGCCAGATCGTAGAAAACCACGTCGCCGCCCAGCTCCACCCAGGCATGGCCGCTGCCGCTCAGCTTTTGCATGATGAAACCTTCCCCGCCGAAAATGCCGGCGCCCAGCGATCTCTGAAAGCCTATCGCCAGCTCCACGTTCTGCGTGGCGCACAGAAAGCCATGGCGATGCACCATGTAATTGGACTGCGGATTCAACTCGACCTGGACGATCTGGCCGGGCATCTTGGAGGCGAAAGCGACCATGCCCTCGCCCGAGGACACTTCGTAGGTATTGAGAAATAGCCCGCCGCCCGACAAGGCGCGCCCGATCGCGCCGAAAATGCCCTTGGAGCCGCCGGCTCCCATCTTGGTCTGCAGCGCGACGTTGGAGGACATCCAGGAGAACTGCGCAGGCTCGGAGATGATCTGCTCGCCCGGCCCGAAAGTCAGTTGCAGAACCGGCATGGTATTGCCGGAGATTTCGGCTTGCATGGCTACTCCTTTCAAAACGGATGAGGCGATACGTGTCGCCGGTGCCAGCATGTATCATCGAACCGCGCTGCCCTTACCGGCGCTTTCCGCCCTTATAACGTACTCTGAAGACGCAGCCGTGAAAATCGTCATCGCCCCCGATTCGTTCAAGGAAAGCCTGTCCGCGCCCGACGTGGCGCAAGCCATTGCGCAGGGCGTGCTGCGCGCCGCGCCGCAAGCGCAGGTCGTCTGCGTGCCCATGGCCGATGGCGGCGAAGGTACGGTACAGGCCGTGCTGGCCGCCACCGGAGGACAGTGGCGCGAAACCGAGGTGCGCGGCGCGCTGGGCGAACCGCGCAGGGCCGGCTGGGGCTGGCTGGGCGCGGGCAGCGCCGTCATCGAAATGGCCGCGGCCGCCGGCCTGGAACTCATTGCACCCGGTGAGCGCCAGCCTTTGCGCGCCAGCAGCTATGGCGTGGGCCAGCTGGTGCGCGCCGCGCTCGACGCGGGCGCCACCCGCATCATCCTGGGCCTGGGCGGCTCCTGCACCAACGACGGCGGCGCCGGCATGCTCTGGGCGTTGGGCGCGCGTCTGCTCGATGCGCAGGGCCGCGCGCTTGCCGACGGCGGCGGCGCGCTGGGCGCGCTGGCCTCGGTGGACCTGTCCGGCCTGGATCCGCGCCTGAAGCAGACGCGCCTGGACGTTGCCTGCGATGTCGACAATCCGCTGTGCGGCCCCAAGGGCGCCGCGCACATCTTCGGGCCGCAGAAGGGCGCCACGCCCGAGCAGGTGCTCGAGCTCGACCGCAATCTGTCGCACTACGCCGATGTCTGCTCGCGTCATGTGCCGCGCAATGCGCGCGACCTGCCCGGCGCGGGTGCGGCCGGAGGGCTGGGCTATGCGGCGCTGGCCTTTCTCGGGGCGCGCTTTCATCCCGGCGTGGCGCTGGTGGCCGAGATCAGCGGCCTGGAGCAGGCCCTGCAAGGCGCGGCCCTGGCCTATACCGGCGAAGGCCGCATGGATGCCCAGACCCTGCATGGCAAGACGCCTGCCGGCGTAGCCCGTATCGCGCACAAGCTGGGGGTGCCCGTGGTGGCCCTGGCCGGCTCGCTGGGCGAAGGCTACGAAGCCCTGCACAACATCGGCATCACCGCCGCCTTCAGCCTGGCCGGCGGCCCGATGAGCCTGGCCGAGGCCGTCAGGCAGGCGCCCACGCTCCTGGCCCAGCGCGCCTGCGATGCGACGCGGCTGTGGCTGGCGGCGGGCAAGCGTCGGCTCTAGTCTTGCCGGCCGGCGATGCCGTCAATGGCGCGCGCTTTAAACCGCCGCGCGCATCCTCGATATTTTCATAAAGAGAAGGCTTTGCCATGACGTCTTGCGTGCTCCCCCGTCTTTCCGATTCACTGGCCGGCCTGCGCATCGACGGCGCGCGCCTGTGGGACAGCCTGATGCGCCTGGCCCGGATCGGGGCCACGGAAAAAGGCGGCGTCTGCCGACTGGCGCTGACCGACTTGGATCGGCAGGGGCGCGATCTGGTCTGCGCCTGGGCGCGCGATATCGGCTGCACGGTGCGCATCGATGCCATCGGCAACATCTTCATGCGCCGCGCGGGCCGGCGCGAGGACCTGCCGCCGGTCATGACCGGCAGCCATATCGACACCCAGCCCACCGGCGGCAAATTCGACGGCAACTACGGCGTGCTGGCGGGCATCGAGGTACTGCGCACGCTGCAGGACCACGGCCTGGTCACCGAGGCGCCGCTCGAAGTGGTCGTATGGACCAATGAGGAAGGCTCGCGCTTCGTGCCGGTCATGATGGGTTCGGGCGTCTATGCCGGCGCCTTCACCCTGGAGCACGCGCTGTCGCAACGCGATCATGCCGGCATCCGCGTGGGCGACGCGCTGGCCGAGATCGGCTACGCCGGCCACGCCATGCAGACGCCCCATGTCCGCGCCTACTTCGAGGCCCACATCGAACAGGGACCCATACTGGAGGCGCGCCAGGCGGTGATCGGCTCGGTCACCGGCGCGCTGGGCCAGCGCTGGTACGACGTGACCATTACGGGCATGGAGGCCCATGCCGGCCCCACGCCGATGGACCTGCGCCAGGACGCGCTGCTGGCAGGCGCCGAGATCATCCGCCTGGTCAACCGCGTCGCGCTCGAGCACGGCGCGGACAGCCGCGGCACCGTGGGCTGGATCGAGAACCGCCCCAATTCGCGCAACGTGATCCCGGGTACCGTCAGGCTCAGCGCGGATCTGCGCGCCGCCGACGACGCCACGCTCGCCAGCATGGACCGCGCCCTGCGCGCAGGCTGTGCGGCGCTGAGCGCAAAGGTGCGCATCGCAGTCGAGCAGGTGGTGTACTTCCCGCCGCAGCCCTTCGATCCTGCGCTGGTGGAGGCCGTTCGGGAAAGCGCCGGGCAGCTCGGTCTACAGGCGCTGGACATCGTCAGCGGCGCCGGCCACGACGCGGTCTACATGGCCGCGGTCGCCCCCACCGCCATGCTCTTCGTGCCCTGCAAGGACGGCATCAGCCACAACGAGATCGAAGATGCCCGGCCCGAACATCTGGAAGCCGGCTGCAACGTATTGCTGCAAGCCATGCTGCGGGCAGCCGGCGCCCCGGAGGGGCAGGCATGAAAGTCCTGATCGCGCGCATGAACCACGAAACCAACACCTTCTCGCCGGTCCCCACGCCGCTGGCCGCCTTCGGCCCCCTCTACGGTGAAGACGCCTACCGCGACAACCGCGACGGCAGCACGGCCATGTCGGCCTTCATCGATCTGGCCGAGGCGCGCGGCGCCGAGCTGGTCACGCCGCTGTCGGCCTGGGCCAATCCGAGCGGCCCCGTGCACGCAGGCGCCTATGACGCGATGTGCCGCTGCATTCTCGAGGCCATCCCGGGCTGCGAGGCCATCTTCCTGGACCTGCATGGCGCCATGGTCGCGGAAAACAGCGACGACGGCGAGGGCGACCTGCTGGCCAAGGTGCGCGCGGCCGCGCCGGGCGTACCCATCGCCGTGGCCCTGGACCTGCACGGCAATGTCACGCAGACGATGGTCGACAACGCCGATGTCATCTTCAGCTTCAAGACCTATCCGCACGTCGACATGTATGAGACGGGCGAACATGCGGGCCGGCTGCTGTGGGACATGATCGACGGCCGGATCCGGCCGGTGATGGCCTGGCGCATCCTGCCGCTGATGACCTCCACCTTGCGCTCGGCCACTGCCGCGGGTGCGATGCGGGACGCCGTGGACCATGCGCGCCAAGCCCAGGAAGCCGGCGCGCTGGGCGTTTCCATCCTGGCCGGCTTCGGGCTGGCCGACATCCCGCGCCCCTGCCTGAGCGTGGTCGTAATCGCCGACGGCGACCGCCAGCAGGCAGAGCGCATCGCCGCCGACATCGCGGCGCGGATGTGGTCGCAGCGCGAGGGCTTCGTCTATCGCAGCGAACCGCTGGCGCATTCGCTGGCGCGCGCCCAGGCCATGGCGCTGCAGGCCGACAAGCCCATACTGCTGCTGGACCACGGCGACAATTGCAATTCCGGCGGCACCTGCGACACCACCGGGGTTCTGGAACAAGCCCTGGCCCTGGGCATGGACGGCATCATGGCCGGCCTGCTGTGCGATCCCGATGCGGTGCAGGCGCTGGCGCTGGCGGGAGTGGGCGCGACCGTTACCCTGCCGATCGGCAACAAGCGTTCGCTCGCGGCGCTGGGCATGCATGCCCGTCCGCTGACCGTGACCGGCACCGTGCGCGCCGTCAGCGACGGCCGCTATACCATTGCCGGCCCGACCTACACCGGCAAAGCCATGAACATGGGCCGCAGCGCTGTGCTCGATATCGGCGCGGCCCGGATCGTGCTCACCAGCCAGACGCACGAACCCTGGGACCTGGGTGTCTTCGAAAGCCTGGGCCTGGACCCGCGGGCCGCGCGCTATCTGCTGCTCAAATCGCGTATGTACTGCCGACCGGTGTTTGTGCCGATCTGCGGCGGTCTGGTCGAATGCGACAGCCCGGGCGCAACGACTTCGAACCTGGCGGTCTACCCGTTCCGCAAGCGCGTGCGACCTATGTACCCGCTGGAAGATGCCGGCTGCGACGCGGGCGCGGCGCCGGCCTGTGCCTGACCGAACCCGACGTGGCCCCAATGCCGGTTCGCGCGCAGACGGCCTAGAAAAACCCGGTCAGCAGCCCGATTGCAGCGCCGCCGAACAGCACCCACAGCGGGTGCACTTTCCTGGCCAGCACCGATACCAAGGCCGCCGCCACCACGATGCAGCCCAGGATGAAACTATTCGCGGCCACCTTGGTGATCAGCCAGGCGCTGGCAACGACCAGGCCGGCCGTCACCGGCATCAGCGCCGTCTGCAGCACGACGCGCCAGGGCCGGTCCTTGAACCGTACCCACAACCCCATCACGATCATGGTGATGAAGTACGAAGGCATGAACATGCCGACGGTCGACGCCAGCAGCCCCGGCAGTCCCGCGATATGCCAGCCCAGCAGCGCCACGATCATCATGTTCGGCCCGGGGGCGGCCTGACTGAGCGCGAACAGCGCGTTGAAATCGGCCGCCGTCATCCAGTGATGCACCGAAACGACCTGGCGCTGCATCTCGGGCAGGACGGTATTGCCGCCGCCGAAGGCCAGCACAGAAAGCTGCGCGAAGATCCCGAACAGGGTTGCCAGTATGCCGGTCATTTGCGCCGCCTCCAGGCCACCAGCGCGGTGCTCGCCAACGTAAGGCCCGCCATGCCGTAGAGCAGGGGGAACCGTGCGAGCGCGATCACCACAAAGCTCAGGCACGCCATCGCCACGGCCGGTTTGTCGCGGAAAAGCGGCCTGGCGACCTTGACGCCCATGGCGATCATCAGGCCCGAGGCCGCGGCGGCCAGGCCGGCAAACAGATGCTGCACGTAGACATCGTTGCGAAAGTGGTCGTAGATGATGCCCAGCAGGACCACCACGATCGTGGGCACCGCGATCATCCCCAGCAGCGCCGCCAGAGCGCCCCGGGGGCCGCGGAACTTCATGCCCACCGCGACCGACATATTGATGATGTTGCCGCCCGGCAGGAACTGGCACAGCCCGAGCAGCTCGGCATACTCTTCGCCGCTGAGCCAGCCTTCGCGCTCGACCAACATGCGGCGGGACAAGGGCAGCGCACCGCCGAACGAGATCATGCCCAGGCGCAAGAAACCCATGAAAAGTTCACGGCGGGTGGGCCGGCGCGCAGAATCCGGCGCGGCGGATGCAACAAGAGAAGTCATGGAGTACGCCCTGGCTGTATTCGGGTTTAGACGAACCGGCACCAGCCTACTCTTATATAAGACCTCTGTCGATCTTTCCGCCTCAATCCCGAAAGTTTTGAAACTGCAGGGGCAGCTCGACGTCGGTCTTGCGCAACAGGGCGATGGCCGCCTGCAAGTCGTCGCGCTTCTTGCCCGTGACCCGCAGCTTGTCGCCGTTGATCTGGCTTTCCACCTTGATCTTGCTGCCCTTGATGGCGGCCACCAGCTTTTTGGCCACGGCCTGCTCGATGCCCTGCTTGATGGTGACCTTCTGGCGGGCACCGCCCAGGTTCTCGATCATTTCTCCTGGATCCACGCAGCGCGCATCGATACTGCGGGCCGACAGGCGCCCGCGCAGAATGTCGAGCATCTGCTTGATCTGGAAAGCGGAAGCGGCCGCAAGGCTGACGACATAGCCTTCCAGCTCGAAACTGGCCTGTACGCCCTTGAAGTCAAAGCGTGTGGCCAGTTCGCGATTGGCCTGATCGATGGCATTGGTCAGTTCGTGCTTGTCGACCTCGGACACGACGTCGAAACTGGGCATGGCGCAATTCCTGAAGGCAAATGGCGGAAAAATCAGTTTAACCGCCCCGCCGCACTCACCGCCGGGGCAGCACGCCCATCGGGTTGACCGGCTGTCCGCCATGGCGCAATTCGAAATACAGTTCCACTCTGCGCGAATCGGTACTGCCCATTTCGGCGATGCGTTGCCCCTGCTTGACGTGATCGCCCTGCCTGACCAAAAGCTTACTGTTGTGGGCATAGATGGTCAGGAAATCATGGGCGTGGCGGATGATGACCATCTTGCCGTAGCCCCGCAGCCCGGCATTGGCGTAGGCCACCGTGCCACCGGCCGCCGCCACCACCGGCGAACCGGACTGGCCCGTGATGACCAGCCCGCGCGAAGTGGAACCGTTGTAGGACGCCAACAATTTACCCCGGGCCGGCCAGACCAGCGAAATGCCGCGAACCGGCGCCGAGGCCGCCGCCGCCGAACCGATGTACGGCGCGGGCTTGGCGACACTGCGGTTATCGCCGCGCGGCGGTTCGTGCCCTTTCGTGCTGGCGTCGTGGAAAGGCGGCTGAATCCGCAGGAGCATGCCAGTCGATATCTCGTTGGCGTCGGACAATTTGTTCCAGCGCATCAGGTCATGCACGCTCTGGCCGTATCGGCGGGAGACCTGCGTCAGCGTATCGCCCTCCTTCACCCGGTAATAGGCCGCGGAAGCGGCCGGGGAATTCGAACTGCCGGACATCGCTGAGCAGGCGGCCAGCAGGCCCAGCAAGGCGGCGCAGGCGGCGCGCCGGACCCATGCGGCCCAGGAGCGTAAGTTGGAAGACAGGCAGGCAAAAGATAAAGGCAGAACGGCGAACACAGGAAAGCGGCAGTCAAAAAAAGGGCGGACTAAGAGTAGCAGGAAGTGGCCCGCCGCTTCAGGCGCCATTGGGTCAGGATTTATCAATTCGGGCTTATCTCGAGCCAATCTGGTACCTTCTACGGCGCGGTATCCAAGGAATAACATTCTCCAAACCATGTCCCTTCTGGCTCTGCAAGACCTGTTGTCCGCGCTCAGCAGCGATGCCCCGCTGGGCAAGATCATGGACTCGCTCTGCCGCGAAATCGAGCGGGTCGCGCCCGAGATCGTCGCATGCGTCCTGGTCCTGGACGAGAACAGGTTGATACGCCCGCTCGCCTCGCCCAGCCTGCCCGACAGCTACATCCAGGCGCTCGACGGCATTCCCAGCACGCCCAGCGTCGGCACCTGCGGCGTGGCCATGACGTATGTCAGGCCGCACCTGACCTACGATATTGCACAAGACCCGAACTGGGCCGGGTTCAAGCACCTGGTCGAGCCGCTGGGCCTGCGCACATGCTGGTCCCATCCCATCACGCGCCGCGACGGGCGGGTCCTGGGCAGCCTCGCCTTCTACTTCCGCGAAGCCACCCGGCCTTCGGATTTTCATGAGTCGCTGGTCAAGGTCAGCCTCAATCTGTGTACCCTGGCCTTCGAGCACGAAGAGGCGCAGCACAACATCCAAAAGCTCGCGTATTTCGACACACTGACCGGCCTGCCCAACCGGGCGATGCTGCGCAAGGAACTCAAGCGCATCCTCACACAGGCGCAGCGCAGCGCGTCTTCCTTTGCCCTGGTGTTCCTAGACCTGGACAATTTCAAGGAAATCAATGACGGATACGGCCACCTCGCCGGCGACGAAGTCCTGTGCCAGAGCAGCCGGCGGCTGCAGGACTGCG from Bordetella sp. FB-8 encodes:
- a CDS encoding peptidoglycan DD-metalloendopeptidase family protein — translated: MSGSSNSPAASAAYYRVKEGDTLTQVSRRYGQSVHDLMRWNKLSDANEISTGMLLRIQPPFHDASTKGHEPPRGDNRSVAKPAPYIGSAAAASAPVRGISLVWPARGKLLASYNGSTSRGLVITGQSGSPVVAAAGGTVAYANAGLRGYGKMVIIRHAHDFLTIYAHNSKLLVRQGDHVKQGQRIAEMGSTDSRRVELYFELRHGGQPVNPMGVLPRR